A section of the Symphalangus syndactylus isolate Jambi chromosome 19, NHGRI_mSymSyn1-v2.1_pri, whole genome shotgun sequence genome encodes:
- the GNPAT gene encoding dihydroxyacetone phosphate acyltransferase isoform X4: MSHKLRLGAIRFFAFTLSKVFKQIFSKVCVNEEGIQKLQRAIQEHPVVLLPSHRSYIDFLMLSFLLYNYDLPVPVIAAGMDFLGMKMVGELLRMSGAFFMRRTFGGNKLYWAVFSEYVKTMLRNGYAPVEFFLEGTRSRSAKTLTPKFGLLNIVMEPFFKREVFDTYLVPISISYDKILEETLYVYELLGVPKPKESTTGLLKARRILSENFGSIHVYFGDPVSLRSLAAGRMSRSSYNLVPRYIPQKQSEDMHAFVTEVAYKMELLQIENMVLSPWTLIVALLLQNRPSMDFDALVEKTLWLKGLTQAFGGFLTWPDNKPAEEVVQASILLHSNIASLVKDQVILKVDSGDSEVVDGLIFQHITLLMCSAYRNQLLNIFVRPSLVAIALQMTPGFRKEEVYSCFRFLRDVFADEFIFLPGNTLKDFEEGCYLLCKSEAIQVTTKDILVTEKGNTVLEFLIGLFKPFVESYQIICKYLLSEEEDHFREEQYLAAVRKFTSQLLDQGTSQCYDVLSSDVQKNALAACVRLGVVEKKKINNNCIFNVNEPATTKLEEMLGCKTPIGKPATAKL, from the exons CTACAAAGAGCCATCCAGGAGCATCCTGTTGTTCTGCTGCCTAGTCATCGAAGTTACATTGACTTCCTCATGTTGTCTTTTCTTCTATACAACTATGATTTGCCTGTGCCAGTCATAGCAGCAGGAATGG ACTTCCTGGGAATGAAAATGGTTGGTGAGCTACTACGAATGTCGGGTGCCTTTTTCATGCGGCGTACCTTTGGTGGCAATAAACTCTACTGGGCTGTGTTCTCTGAATATGTAAAAACTATGTTACGG aATGGTTATGCTCCTGTTGAATTTTTCCTCGAAGGGACAAGAAGCCGCTCTGCCAAGACATTGACTCCTAAATTTG GTCTTCTGAATATTGTGATggagccattttttaaaagagaagtttttgataCCTACCTAGTCCCAATTAGTATCAGTTATGATAAGATCTTGGAAGAAACTCTTTATGTGTATGAGCTTCTAGGGGTTCCTAAACCAAAAGAATCTACAACT GGGTTGTTGAAAGCCAGAAGGATTCTCTCTGAAAATTTTGGAAGCATCCATGTGTATTTTGGAGATCCTGTGTCGCTTCGATCTTTGGCAGCTGGGAGGATGAGTCGGAGCTCATATAACTTGGTTCCAAG ATACATTCCTCAGAAACAGTCCGAGGACATGCATGCCTTTGTCACTGAAGTTGCCTACAAAATGGAGCTTCTGCAAATTGAAAACATGGTTTTGAGCCCCTGGACCCTAATAGTTGCTCTTCTGCTTCAGAACCGGCCATCCATGGACTTTGATGCTCTGGTGGAAAAGACTTTATGGCTAAAAGGCTTAACCCAGGCATTTGGAGGGTTTCTCACTTGGCCCG ATAATAAACCTGCTGAAGAAGTTGTCCAGGCCAGCATTCTTCTGCATTCCAACATTGCCAGCCTTGTCAAAGACCAGGTGATTCTGAAAGTGGACtctggagactcagaagtggTTGATGGACTTATTTTCCAGCACATCACTCTCCTCATGTGCTCAGCTTATAGGAACCAGCTGCTCAACATTTTTGTCCGTCCATCCTTAGTAGCAATAGCATTGCAGATGACACCAGGGTTCAGGAAAG AGGAAGTCTACAGTTGCTTTCGCTTCCTACGTGATGTTTTTGCAGATGAGTTCATCTTCCTTCCAGGAAACACACTAAAG GACTTTGAAGAAGGCTGTTACCTGCTTTGTAAAAGTGAAGCCATACAAGTGACTACGAAAGACATCCTAGTTACAGAGAAAGGAAATACTGTGTTAGAATTTTTAATAGGACTCTTTAAACCTTTTGTGGAAAGCTATCAG ATAATTTGCAAGTACCTTTTGAGTGAAGAAGAGGACCACTTCCGTGAGGAACAGTACTTGGCTGCAGTCAGAAAATTCACAAGTCAGCTTCTCGATCAAG GTACCTCTCAGTGTTACGATGTATTATCTTCTGATGTGCAGAAAAATGCCTTAGCAGCCTGTGTGAGACTCGGAGTAGTGGAGAAGAAGAAGAT AAATAATAACTGTATATTTAATGTGAATGAACCTGCCACAACCAAATTAGAAGAAATGCTTG GTTGTAAGACACCAATAGGAaaaccagccactgcaaaacttTAA